tgtgcagggccttagccccttggttattaaagAGGCCGCTACTGCCGTCTtgaattctgacatgaactatggtaagatggtggcattttctcaatccacagagacccgcaaatggAAGAATATAATGGAGCGTGAGAGCAGCAGCAAGGCCCaatccgcgggcaactttggtggttcttctggtggtggtggtaggtcagcattccggggagggtcatcagggccatcccagtcttttgcacagtcttcagtcagtgcacCACCACCGAGGCCCGGTTTGATGCAGGGTAGCCATTTTAGGCCCAGCCAGGGCAATAGGGGATCCTACCAGCAAGGTCGGTCTGGTGGAAGATTTCAGCAGCAGCGGGAAGATGCACTTTGGAGCCTGCTTCATGGACCAGCCCATATGTTACGggtgtggtatgaggggtcacattcagggggattgtcgttcgtctcaTAAGAGCATGGGCAGgggcacagccagccagttctgcaactactacatccacaacacctcctccATCTTGAGGCACCCCAAcacccgcagggcatggtgcagctaggggtagcgtacagagttcgggaggacccagtcGTTTCTATGCCATTAGGGGTCACTAGAGTTTAGAgtcttctccagatgttgtcacagatatattgactgtccaatctcatgatgtgtatgctcttattgatcccggtttcaCTTTGTCTTATGttactccctatgttgctatgggatttgggatagaaccggaacaactccatgagtcgttctctgtatctactctagtTGGTGAATCTATTGTGGCCGCataggtttatagggattgtgttgtcacggtgcgtggtcgggacaccatggtcgatctcattgaattggggatggttgattttgatataataatgggaatggatttactttattcatgttttgccaagcttgattgtcgaaccgAGACCGtcaggtttgaatttccaaatgagtcagtgattgaatggaagggggaggATGTGGTGCCGAAGGATAGGTTTATTTCTTTCCTTAAGGCCATGAAGATGATTAACcaagggtgtatttaccatttggttagggttacggacaccgatatTGAGGCACCTATACCTGAGTCAGTGtcggttgtgaatgaatttccggaggcctttccggatgagctccctaggatcccgccagacaaggagattgattttgggattgatgtaatGCTAGGcatgcaacctatatctattccaccctacataatggcaccggaagaattgaaagagctaaagggacaattgaaagatttgttagagaagggtttcatccagccaagtgtgtcgcctttgggcgcaccagttctctttgtaagaaagaaagatgggttgctaagaatgtgtattgaatatcggcagctcaacaaggttaaaatcaaaaataagtacccactgccaaggatagatgacttgtttgatcaattgcagggtgctaagtacttctccaagatcgatttaatatccaggtatcaccaattgaagatcagggagcaggatattccaagaatagctttcaggacccggtatgggcactttgaatttcttttAATGTCTTTTGGACTAACAAATGCCCCGAAAACTTcgatggatcttatgaatcgagtcttcaagacttttcttgactcattcgtgatagtgtttattgacgatatccttgtatattcgcaaagtcgagaggaccatgccgattatctcaaggcagttttgcagactctatatcagcaccagttatatgtgaagttttcgaaatgtgaattttggcttgaatctgtcacgttcttgggtcatgtcgtctccggagaagtaattgaggttgatcctcagaagattacagctgtgaagaattggccaagacctactaccccaacagatattcacagtttcttgggcttagctagatattacaggaagtttgtggaggggttctctacttttgcctctccgttgactaaattgacgcagcaGGCATTTAAGTTCCAATTGTCAGATGTTTGTGAAGGAAGC
This region of Nicotiana tomentosiformis chromosome 4, ASM39032v3, whole genome shotgun sequence genomic DNA includes:
- the LOC138909826 gene encoding uncharacterized protein, giving the protein MEGAELASFCLKGVAYSWFEMWEDSREEGSPPARWSEFADAFIDHFLPIETNAARASEFDSLKQGSMSVWEYHMSFACLSKYAIYMLPSMEARVCRFVQGLSPLVIKEAATAVLNSDMNYGKMVAFSQSTETRKWKNIMERESSSKAQSAGNFGGSSGGGGRSAFRGGSSGPSQSFAQSSVSAPPPRPGLMQGSHFRPSQGNRGSYQQGRSGGRFQQQREDALWSLLHGPAHMLRVWYEGSHSGGLSFVS